DNA sequence from the Glycine soja cultivar W05 chromosome 18, ASM419377v2, whole genome shotgun sequence genome:
AGAACTGGTTAATGGCATCTTCATCAAAAGGGACTCATTGGCCCCGCACCCAGGAGTGCTTGTCCCTGACTCCTTCCTCTGTGGGCCATGCATTAGTGTAGAATTCCATGACTATTTCCAGGTTGTATTTAGCCTTTGGCCCTACGAGTTGAGTCCATTGCCTCCTGGCAACTTCCTCCTGGAACTCATTATATTCTCCCTCTCTCAGCTGGACCCgtctctccttgaggaaagtCCAACTCTTGATCGCTTCAAAGCAGCGTTGGTGTTCCTCACTTCGAAACCGGTGTCCGTCAAATTCTAGGTCCGCTTGTGGAGCCGCTCTAAACCCTTCTCCCGTGGTGTTCTGCCTTGCCCTTTTAGAGAGAAGCTTCTTTGGAGCCATTGCCTGCAAAGACACATCCATGAAAAGTTAGTTTGCACGAAATGCACAACCATTATTTCATTTATCTTAAGCAAGCAAAAGCCAACCAATTTTGAGTGGTGTGTGTTTCTTTTGCTAATTACAAGTGTTACCGTGTAACTAATTAAAACAAATCACACACCGGtgcatattattatttatttttctttgaaaaacattCTGCAAATACTTAGATGCAAAGTGCCTATCATAGTGTAGCAAGCTCAACCAATAATTAGGCTAATTCCAACCAATCACTTTTACATATTCGTGTAATTCATGTATTCAAAACAAAGTCCAGATTTCTAAGCCTAGCCCATGCTCTTGGCATTTTAATCTAACAATCTAAGTTACCCACACAATCTAAATGATGGTTGTACTTGCATAAACTCATTTCACACTTAAATTCCAAAACAAAACATGAAATGGTCATTGAGGCATTTTATCGAATGGTTGGTGTGCGCATGTTTAAGAATGTAAAAATGAGGAATGGAGAACAACATGGCATGCCAATCTACAATAGGATCAAGGATAGGCCGAGGGCCATCCATTGCAGCCCCTAATCAAGCATTCAAGTCATGGATTTACAAACAATTTATCTCACAAACATGgcaaaaaaacataacaaataaagCACCAATATACcataaggaaaaggaaaaattgaaTGGAGATGGTACTTACTTGTGTAAGATGAAAGAAATgcaaaaaaatgaaagcaaaagtgCACAAAGGAAGCTTGGGGGCTGCTGCCAACGGTGGCTCCCGTAAGCTTGTTGAAGGTTTTGAGTTTTGGGAAAGAATAGGGTGAAAATGGCTTCACCCCTCCCCTTTTACATTTTTTCACAACAATCATGCTCGCCAAGACGAGCTGGCCACTCGCCCAGGtaagctaattttttttttttttgcaaagaaaatcctttgcaaaattgtgctattcattgttatattttctttcttaaaatcCTATAATTGCATATAAACTTAAGCGAATTTAGGATATATTTCAAGAAAACGAACAAGTATGAAATAGGAAATTAAAGAGCAAAGTTagagatactaggctgcctcctagGAGCActttctttaacgtctttagccaGACGCGGGGTGATGATCGATTGATCATGGGCCTAGCACCTGTTCGTACCTGCCCCTGAGCTTGGACAAAGAAAGTGTCATCACGCAAACAAGGTGAAACAATACTACAAGATGCTTGTATTACCTTTCACTTGCCCTTAGTGCTTACCCAAATTGGTGTAGTGTTGACCATCACTCAAAATGACTCTTTATTCATCTTCCGATTATTAGGATAAAGATGAcaagatgcaaatgcatgcatatTTATGATTGAACGTTAAATGTAACAATTAAACAGGTGTTAtcgtgttcaattttacttaaacaCTTACGACACCCCGTTGATCGAGCCGAATGGCTCCGGATTTAGTGAGCAAGATCAAGAGGGTATGTTCTTAAAGACAATAAAAAGTAAAGGACACAACACTGGAGGTAGAGATGCAAATCATTAACCCACATTTATTAATGTTGCGATTATGGTTTGCAAAAGATTTCAAGACTTGGAGATTCCAATGAGTCCTTGAGGATGATCAGACATTGAGCCTTCTAATTGCCCCAGGCGTTATGCGTAATACCGCTTGACAATATCAGAGTTCATAGGTAAAGGCAGCTCTTCATCATCCATGTTTGTAAGCAACAATGCTCCTCCCTAAAAATCCTTCTTCACAACAAATGGACCTTCATAATTTGAGGCCCATTTCCCTCTGTGGTCCTTTTGAGCCTACGGTACTTTCTTTAGGACAATAtctccctcgttgaacttgcacgAGCACACCCTCTTGTCAAAAGCATTCTTCACTCTACTTTGATACAGTCACCCATGACTCATGGCAGCCAATCTCTTACCCTCGATAAGATTCAACTGATCAAAGTGTGCTTGGGCCCATTCTGATTCTTCAGACCCTGGCTCGGCTAGGATTCTCAAAGAAGGAACCTCCACTTCAAACGGGAGCACAACCTCCATCTCGTATACCAAAGGGAAGCATCGAAGTTCGATAACCATGCAATGCAaaggggagcatctcgtgccaatccttgtacgACATGATCATCTTCTGAACtatcttcttgatatttttattggcaGCCTCAACCGCCCCATTCATCTTAGGCCTGTAAGGCGTGAATTATGatgttggattttgaaatcctcacacatttccttcatcatcttgttgttcagattggtggcaTTATCGGTGATAATTTTCCTGGGCAACCCATATCGGCAATTTATCTCCTTTTTTATGAATCTAATCAGCACGCTCCTAGTCACACTAGCGTATGAAgttgcttcgacccatttggtgaagtagtcaatgGCGACTAAGATGAAGTGATGTCCGTTTGAAACTTTAGGCTCAATGGCTCTGATCacgtctattccccacatagagAATGGCCAAGGTGCTACCAAGATGTTAAAAGGTATGGGTGGAGCATTAACATTATCAGCGAAGGCCTGGAActtatggcatttcctcacatggatgcaacaatcgctctccatagtgagccagtaatacccCACTCTCAGAATTTTTCGGGCCAAGGCATGTCCATTGGTATGCGTGCTAAAGGATCCTTCATACACCTCTACCAGCATTTGCTTAGCCTctctggcatccacacatcgaagCAGTACCATGTCATGGTTCCTCTTGTATAGGATATTCCCACTCAGGAAGAAGCTGGCCACCAACCTTCGTTGTCGTTGTCAGAGGCCTCCTGCGGGTATTCCTTGTTTTTGATGCATCGTTTGATGTCGAAGTACCAAGGCTTACcatatttctctttctttattaAACAGCAATGTGCAAGCTTGCCACAACatctgaattcaatgtacgAAAAATGTCCGTGCGGgcttagctggaacatggacgctagTGTGGCAAGGGCGTCGGCCATCTGATTTTCCTCTCTAGGAATGTGATGAAAAGATATGtcatcaaagaattctatcaactTCTTGATGTAAGCCTGGTAAGGCACCGATTTATGGTCTCTGGTCTCCCATTCACCCTTCAACTGGTGAATTACCAAGGCCGAGTCCAGTGACATAAACAATATCAAAATCTGACAACAGAACTTGCCACCAAGCGATCCGTCCAGTGAGAGcgggcttttcaaagatgtacttgactggatccattttggataccaaccaagtggtgtaattcagcatgtactgccttagacgGTGAGCTGCCCACACCAAGGCACATCACATCCTTTCTAGCAAAGAGTAGTTCATTTCGCATGCTGTGAACTTCTTGCTCAAGTAATAGACAACCCGTTCCTTTTTTCCTGACTCGTCATGCTATCCCAACACACACCCTATTGACTCATCTAACACAGTCATATACAGAATAAGGGGTCTTCCGGACACTAGTGGCACgagcacaggaggattcatgagGCACCGTTTAATCCTTTTGAACGCCACTTGACAATCATCATCCCATTGGACGGACTGATTCT
Encoded proteins:
- the LOC114397088 gene encoding uncharacterized protein LOC114397088, which gives rise to MSLDSALVIHQLKGEWETRDHKSVPYQAYIKKLIEFFDDISFHHIPREENQMADALATLASMFQLSPHGHFSYIEFRCCGKLAHCCLIKKEKYGKPWYFDIKRCIKNKEYPQEASDNDNEGWWPASS